gatttgtcagaggacatgccatccacacatacaaactgatatctttcagataaataagactTAAACtactgacctagcacaggaagtgGCTCCTCAAgtagttttgttggaatcgggtttaagttgacaatttgtgggtttagaactcctAACGAATGTAGTGAACGTGTATACCAGTATTGTCTGtctaccagggagcaagtttcttgttgtgtatttattttgtttttagtggtgcaaccgtatctaaagtattttgcagtgttgagtttatatCCTCGATTTGATAGTTtgtggatttatttactctgttgttGATGAGCGAGCCTGGAAGAATatcaaaaaatctatttgtagtctgagaatttatagtatggcttttgaaactcattgtttgcggagcaagtggatttcttgttttaacggtaaatgtaataagacagtgatctgatattccaggattttggggaattattataaaatctacaatatctatttctcgtgacaggactaaatctaaggtgtgattgtggcaatgtgttggacctgagacatgttggataaaacccattgagtcaattatggcttcaaaggctttttgaagagggtcaatggacttttccatatgaatattgaaatcgccaaaaatgtgaatactatctgccatgacaacaaggttagacaaaaattctggaaactcattaaGGAAGATTGTGTGTGGAGGGggctgtaaatagtagctatgaaaaacgatttatcagcctggttagcttcatgagtaaaacttcaaaagaatacAAACCAGTGATGTTTAAGAGTACATAAATTGTttctgtcataaatattagcaacacccccccccttttcgggatgcacaggggatatgatcactagtatagccaggaggagaggcctcatttagggcagttaattcatcaggctttatcCATGTTTAACACAGGCCAAAAACATCCAGTTTATGATcagtgattaattaatttactgcaatttCCTTTGAGTCCCATTTCAAGATGGGAGACAATACAGTCATTTGTATTAATGACCGAGGTgaaggaaggctttatcttaataaggttgctattgttagcactaccatatttaacttttctcagcctgaaACCAGTCTCAATCTAAATAGGCAGAACTATGCCAACTGCTCCGGCTAtgctatcaatcaatcacatttatttataacgccctttttacaacagcagttgtcacaaagtgcttttacaaaacacccagcctgaaaccccaaggagcaaacaacaacaatgttgaatttcagtagctaggaaaaaaAACCCTACGagttctgggagagtcccaaaaagagggccagttatctacaaactctgcTGCCACGGCCAAAACTCTGTTTTTAGCCAGCAAAGGAGTTGCGCatgtctgctgtagagctcgtcactacccctagctgggagggggccagagacaattacttgatgccgacacatctttctggCTAAGTTACACGCTGATACTATGTTCTGCTTTCTAACCTCTGTTAGAaagactgtttcatcctaacgtcatTGGTGCCAACGTCATtgatgaataacaatatctctgtactcccCATACTTGCCaattttagacttcgctagcaccaaccccagatatGCGGCTATACGTAAGTGGCTCTGCCCCCTGGTAAACAGTGtgcgatcgccggctgattctttagtagCTATAacactgcgggtaatggaatcgctgaTGACTAGTTTTCTATTTTTCTGGGCCCCCGgaagaaaatgcctgccgatcattcccctccgaagatgCCTCGGGTCTTGattccgactccagtggggaaaacctgttgaaagtctgtCAGCTCTAGCAGTGACCCAGGTTTAACAGGTCGgaggcatttcttcccagtgaccaagagaaagttcttgcctggCTGCAGGGACTGTGCTggggggctaacaacactatggtttcttcctggtggcactgatgcTTTTTTCCCGTTTCTACTATAATAttatccttgcctgacattttcGTCTGAGACCTCTAACGGGTTCTCCTTCATTTTGAAGTTACAGCAACGACAATGGGAAGGCATAATATGGTGCTTCTGGTGTTCAGGGGCGAGTAGCTCCATTTGCTATGTCCAAGTAGATTCCCGTGTAGAAAAGTTaggttaaaaataatatgttgGTAAACTTTTAAAGAAGAATTTAACCACTTAGTTCACATgaagtaaattcgaaaaagtttggccgttggccaggtaggtaacagcaagtaGCGGACAACACGTCAACGATGCCAATGGAGTCACGTGTCAGAAGTTCAGAACACTTCCGGAGTGTGATAGTTGACATATCACGGctacagccaatcagcattcagaattcaaacTACCTGGTTTATAAGGGACCacataccatgggtatgacattaCATCACTTTCTACTGCTGTAATTGTATTGGTAACTAATTTACAGAACCAGTACGGAATTTTGGCATCAGtgttatattgccaatatattaccaattgtatattgtattgtatattgccaatataccgcGCCTAAGCACTGTGTCCAGACACTCTGCGAtgtgtcgtgcctaagaacagctcttagccatagTCTATTGGCAATAaacaccacacccccttgtgccttattgcttacgtataccatcagccaatcagcattcatgaTTCTAAGCACTTAgcttatataacattttatccCCTTTGTATTCCTTCCAGATCACAAACAGATTGACGTCCAATGGTGAAAGCAAAGTCCTGACTCCAGCCAGTATAATAGAAAAAGCCATCATACAGTCCTTGCTTCGTTATGAGTAGCAGCTGTTCCGGCCCTGTGCTGGCAGTCAACATGTTGACTTATTGCATCCTGCATAAGAACATTAAACTACTATGAATTGcatttttgtcctttttttcctttctcaaTAGCATTTTGAGAGATTTTGGTGCATGTATGGGAAATGATCATACTATAAATCTGCCCAAGGGGGTTGGATATACCGTACTGTAAAACTGTATGAATATTCATATATACTGAGAAGAGACAACCTAAAGGAAAAGCCATGAATAAAGAAAGTGTTAGCATCTCAGATGTTTCACATTTATCCACTCAGTGACAGATTTCAAAAGGATATTGACTTTTGCTGATAGAGCACTGACATTGGGCTTTATGGTGATCCTCTGAAATACTTCCCAGGTGCAGACCACACTATGACATTGAAGGAAGGTGTGGTTAATGAGAGCAGACAAAAGAaacaacagtttaaaaaaaacaatctgtTATGCTTCCTTTCCCAAGATTATTTTAGGCAGTGTCTGAACAATAAACAATCcagataataataattttcttctTCCACAGCTATCCATGTTAGTCTTACACATCCATCCCCGTGAGCCTTACACATCCATCCCCATGAGTCTTACACATCCATCCCTGTGAGTATTACACATCCATCCCTGTGAGTCTTACACATAAACCCCCGTGAGTCTTACACATCCATCCCTGTGAGTCTTACACATCCATCCCGTGAGCCTTACACATCCATCCCCGTGAGCCTTACACATCCTTCCCTGTGAGTCTTACACATCCATCCCCGTGAGTCTTACACATCCATCCCTGTGAGTCTTACACATCCATCCCCGTGAGTATTACACATCCATCCCTGTGAGTCTTACACATCCATCCCCGTGAGTCTTACACATCCATCCCTGTGAGTCTTACACATCCATCCCTGTGAGTCTTACACATCCATCCCCGTGAGTATTACACATCCTTCCCTGTGAGTCTTACACATCCATCCCTGTGAGTCTTACACATCCATCCCCGTGAGTATTACACATCCATCCCTGTGAGTCTTACACATCCATCCCTGTGAGTCTTACACATCCATCCCCGTGAGCCTTACACATCCATCCCCATGAGTCTTATACATCCATCCCTGTGAGTCTTACACATCCATCCCTGTGAGCCTTACACATCCATACCCGTGAGCCTTACACATCCATGCACTGATTAATCTGTCCATCATcccaaaaaattaaataattaacacTGTACATTGGGGGTAAAAACTATGAGAGGTATGATACATCTAGGTACGCTCGTATggaatatattattttgaatgGCAGCTTGTGATAATAGGGGAGACTGCATGCAAGTGTTTATGATTACAGCCATGGCCTACTTCCGATTCAGGGCACTACAGAGCTTCAATGAGGCCCCCAGTATGGTCTCCAGAAATACCACAAAGAGACATTGAGTGGAAACCAAACATttagatttgtattttttacgCAGGGCAATTACATCGTCTCTTCTATTTCCTGTAGAGTATAATCCAAGGTCACACCAGAGTGGTTTTAATCACCTGTTCAaagttgcagagagaggaatCCAAAAGGATAGTGTTCAGAATGAGAAAATAGTATCACTTCTCTCAGCGTTACTGTGGGATTCTTAAGCAATGAGACAGGGGGGgcttatgggggggggggggggggttatggggggggggtagttcACCATCGCAGTGCCTGGAAACTTagatgtggtatattggcaatataccgcAAACCCTGAGGTGGAGCTGAAagggatgtgatgtcatactggAGGTATACTGTCCATTACAAAACGGGTCTTATGAGCCATCAATGCTAATTagctgatagccatggtatatgtaaCCTAATACCACTGATATGACATCACATTGCTTTTAACTGCTCTAAGTGCGTTGGTAAATGGTTTATATCAATAAGGCATCCTGCAAtgcgttgtgcctaagaacagctgttagccatggtatattggccaggTAGACACCACCTCAAGCCTTCTTGCTTAATTATACCATGGCTTTCAGCCAAAAAGCAGGATTTGCAACCCCAGGGGCAGGTTGGaaacctgaatgctgattggctgaaagcctggtattataaaaaatatatatattatacgattatattatatttaaaccCCTCATTCCGTTGGTCACCATGACATTAGTCGACATtaacaacacagactttcaggttgagtttataaaaaaataaaataattgccCAAACGTGTACCAGTGGCAAGTGGCCGTGCATGGTATCCGTGAGGAGGTAGAGCTGTCTGTGGTCCTGAAATGGGCAGCTTTATTTCGGAGCGTCGAACATACAGCGAGAGGCGCTGTTGCATATTAATCAGAATGTTGAATTTAACGGTTGAGGCAATGTGCAATAACAGATCATGTAATTAATTGCAGTGCAAGTTCATACCGTTAATTCTGCAGTTATATCATCATTGCCTACTCTGGTTGACAAAACTATGGTCCATTCTACCCAAGCCTGacattttttaacatttaaaataacttcTCATGCACTGTGATGTTGGAGAAAAGACCGCACTCGGATTGGGTGTTGGCTCTTGAAACGTAATCTTATTAGGGAGATTCACAATTGGCATAAGTTTAACCTAAAGGCCTACTGTCATTGGGTTTGACATAAACaatgttaaatgtatattttgctacattacattttagtataTTGTGTTGATATAGTGTAATGATTCATCACCCATTATGATTTATCCCTGCAACACTGAGGCAACATCAGctaggattttatttatttttttacccgGCACCACCCTGCTTGGAGGAGTCTGGGAGAATCGTTTCAGCTCCTTCTACAGCTCCGCTATCCAGCCTTGGGGGCGCGCACACCGATGACAAAATGTGTGCTTCGAACCGCTAACGGCACAACCTGACCACTGGGGAGAGGGAATTGTCTGAGCAACTGGATAGATTAATTCTGGACCAGGTGAAGTGGTTTTATTAATAGGCTAGTACTACGCTAGAAGACTCCTTAGGGCGGAAGGTATTCATCCTCTTGTGAAGTTACTCTTCAGATAGCCTTTTTAATCAGGAAGAACAAATCTTCGCGTTCAAAGGAAGTTAAAGGTAAAACGATAACGATACCTTTACCTTTGGACATTTAGAAGTTTCTGGGGGAGTTTCTCGATTAATGTTGGTAAACGTTAATGCATATATGCAGAAGATTATGTAGAGCCTATTGATTCTGCTCGAGCAAGCAGAAAACAGCAGGCAATTGATGTTCTGTTAGACAGCGTTTCTATTTGATCTGGCCGCGGTGATTCTAATGAACATCCGTCATTTTCATCGGCAATGTTATTCTAGGGAAATGGAGGCAGAACAACGGATGCACACTGGTAAGGTGCAAACCCTTGACGCgtacttatttttttctacTCTCAGAACACAGATTTTTCAAATGTCCAGCTCTGTCCTTTCTAAATGCTGAGTGGGGACATCGAGGACATCCTCCACTAGGCTATTTTCCGACGACTAGGCTACTGCGACGGGTAGGTGGATCAATGGCTTTATTATAAGTATTTGTCCACATTTACGTTGAGTgggttaaaatacattttttttatttttcaaacaccAAGACTGGCTGCCTGGTGTTATTTAAAGTACACCTAATAGCAACTTTTGGACTTCCATCAACCGTTTATTTTTTAGACAAATATAGTGACAATTGTGGTAATTCATGACGGAAACAATGGCATTGAGTGGTAACTGTAGGACTAACCCAACGTCCAAAGAACACGGATTGGTTCAGAATAGTTTCCCTGATGTTGTTGAACTAAATGTCGGGGGGCAGGTGTATTACACGCGACATGCAACTTTAGTAAGCACCCCGAATTCGTTGCTGGGCAAAATATTCTCATCCAAAAAAGATGCTACTAACGACTTGGCGCGGGACCCTAAGGGACGCTATTTTATCGACAGAGATGGATTCTTATTTCGATACGTGTTGGACTACCTCAGAGACAAACAAGTTGTACTACCAGATAATTTTCCAGAGAAGGGGAGGCTTAGGAAAGAGGCGGAGTACTTCCAGTTGCCAGACTTGGTCAAACTGTTGACCCCTGACGATTTAAAACACAGTCCAGACGAATACTTCCACAGTGATTTTGAAGATGGTTCTCAAGGCAGCGACCACAAGATGTGTCCGCCGTCCTCACTCGTCCCGGCGGACCGAAAATGTGGTTTCATTACAGTTGGTTACCGGGGCTCTTGCACGATGGGCAGAGAGAGTCAAACCGACGCGAAATTCAGAAGGGTCCCGCGGATTTTGATTTGTGGGAGAGTTGCACTTGCCAAGGAAGTTTTTGGCGAGACCCTGAACGAGAGTCGGGACCCGGACAGGACACCAGATCGATATACTTCCCGGTTTTACCTGAAGTTCAAACACCTCGAGAGATCCTTCGATATGTTGTCGGAGTGTGGTTTCCTGATGGTGGCCTGCAATTCTTCGGTCACAGCGTCCTCCGTAAACCAACACACGGAGGACAAGATCTGGTCCAGTTACACTGAATACATCTTCTATCGTAAGTAGCTTTCATTGTTGCTCTGCAGGTTCAACTATACACGTCCCATACATTCCCCCGAGTTACCACTAGAAAGCGCACTTGTTATACCGGTTTTCCACAGTCATCCTGATTTTGCAGCTTGACACAATTGATAACACACTGAAAATGGTTCTATgaacaatacacacaaaaactaCTTCCAGAAATAAGACTATTTACACCAACCCATAAGCACCTTTCACCTGTCTTCACACAGCTGTCAGTTTCAttcaacctttgtttgcaaaagCCTACTACACTATTTCTTGGGCACAACTGTCAACATGTTGCCATGTGGAAAACACTGCTAGTCGACACACCAAACTGAAATCATTGCAATTCTAACACTCTCAAATCACAGTTGTGCACTAACATGCATAATGAACTCCTCAGGATTCTGGCAATAATAAAAAGGGCACACTAGTGTTTTGAAACAATGGATGAcaacaccagagagagagagatggagagagagagagagagagagagtgagagagagagagagagatggagagagaggaggtgggcgAGGGAAGAAATCTAATGAGTTTTGTGACCCTGTACTTAAACATGTTCCTGTTGTGATATGACAGTGATGGAAGCTGGGCTAAGAGCACAGGCGAAACCTCAGCTGTTTCACTGTTGCACCAATTTAAGAAATAAGTAAATAAGAAACTGAAAGTAAATCTGAATACTAATGCTGACCATGTTTTATGTACTCTGAATCAGTATGCATTAGCACACGCAGgaaagtagaattttttttcatgaaCTCAAGACTTGAATTGGTACTCGTAACATGTATATGGAATCCAAAcaatttctcttctatttgTAGAACTGAGAGAGACCAGTTGATGTTGGTGGACCACGCATGGTTTCTAAGGTCCAAGAACTAGCCATTGTGAACACTATCAAGAACAACCTTATATGTCTAGAAATATCCAGTCAAGAAGGAAAATGTAAGACAATTGCATTTTTCAAAGTATAGGGACAGAAATAATAGTCTGAGATGTAGGTAGAAATCTCTGTCCCAGGTCAGAGATGAGATGCTGAGGcagaataaatgtttattttataacCTTATACCTCTCCATAAAGACATACTTTTCCCCTCTTGTCTTCTTGGCCTGAATTTCAAGTGTTGGAGAAAAAACAGCAAATTGCCTACTACGGCTTTACCATCATAACAGTGTGAATGCTGGTGTAATGTTGACAAGGACAATCTGTCTGCCCACTTTAGAACCAATGTAATTGGAGCTCACTCCTTTTAATTTAGTTATGTAAGTTCACTCCTACTGCTCAATCGTATTCCCTTATGGATCTAAACCCACTGGTTTCCAGAAATTACCAGAGAAGTTTTATATTCGTGTTCAAATCCACACTGAGCATTTTACAGACGTCCTGCATTTCTCTGCAGTCCATCACTTTAAGGTAGGCAAGGTTGATGGGTTTTATAATAACTCTCGTAAAATTTGATGTGCAACACTGCATCTCGTATATTTCTTCCTTGGCAACAGACACCCTGCTAAAAGGTGGAATGCAAAGCAAGCTCAAACTGAGACTGGATTTTCTTGCTGTGCCATTTCTCCGAAAAAAATGCCACAATTTGACCCCCGACAAGCGCTTTCTGCTGTAAGCACTTCATGTTTCTTTATTGAAGGGCATGTGGATTCAGAAAAGTGATTTACCCATTCCACACTCTTTTCAAAACAAGTCCAAATAACTCTCtgaaattgtgacatttatCTATTCCCTTCTTATCTATCTTAAATGTGTCTATTTCAGAGCTGTTTGCAAAGAATACCTTGGATTTTATGGGATGATGTCTTTTGTGTACTTGTACTAATAGACCAATGACTTTTCATCTGAGTGAGGGGGTAGGCTACTGACCAGTGGTGGGCAAAAGGCAGCCTTTGTCCAAAAGACCTGCAAGAGATTTCTGTTAAGAATTGTAAAAAGAAATAGAGCTTAGACGGTCAACAACATAGAGTGTTTGCTTAAAATAGCAGGGTGCCTTTATTTGAACCCTTAAGCCACACATTTATAttcttttcaaataatttttggtTTTGGTCTTAGTTGTGTCCAGTTTGGAAATGTCATTTtcttacaaccctgtttccaaaacagttgggacgctgggtaaaatgcaaattaaaacagaaggcaatgatgtgcaaatcatttatccctatatttaatttaaaatagtacaaagacaacacatcatatgttgaacaaaataaatgtttctgtttatggTTAAagatatgcccattttgaacttgaggccagtaacatgtttaaaaaaagttgggttgggcatttttaccactgtgttgcatcacctcttctttaaacaatactctgtaagcgtttgggaacacTGGGGatcaactgctgtagttttgaaagtgaaatgttttcccagtcttgcttgatataggattgtaGCTGcccaacagttcagggtctccctTGTTGTATTATTTCTTTCATaatgtgtcaaatgttttcaatggactacaggtctggactgcaggcaggccagtttagcacctggactcttttaatGCAGGGCCATGcagttgtaatacgtgcagaatgtgatttggcattatcctgctgaaataacCAAGGCCTTCACTGAAAAAGACactgtctggatggcagcatatgtttccccaaaacctgtatatattgttcagcattaatggtgccttcagagatgtgcaaatcactcatgtcatgtacactaatgcacccccataccataatgGATGCTGAcctttgaactgtgcgctgataagaagctggatgatCCCTCTCCTTTTTATTTTCCGGAGGAAAATGATTGAGAcccattattcttaaattgttgcactctttgcccgtgcagtctttcaccgagtggtgaaaccctccccatcttcacttctgaaagactcatcctctctgggatgtttgttttatacccaatcatgttactgatttgttgccaattaacctattTAGCTGTGAGATGTTCCTCCATATTTATTT
This genomic window from Esox lucius isolate fEsoLuc1 chromosome 7, fEsoLuc1.pri, whole genome shotgun sequence contains:
- the kctd16b gene encoding BTB/POZ domain-containing protein KCTD16b, whose amino-acid sequence is MTETMALSGNCRTNPTSKEHGLVQNSFPDVVELNVGGQVYYTRHATLVSTPNSLLGKIFSSKKDATNDLARDPKGRYFIDRDGFLFRYVLDYLRDKQVVLPDNFPEKGRLRKEAEYFQLPDLVKLLTPDDLKHSPDEYFHSDFEDGSQGSDHKMCPPSSLVPADRKCGFITVGYRGSCTMGRESQTDAKFRRVPRILICGRVALAKEVFGETLNESRDPDRTPDRYTSRFYLKFKHLERSFDMLSECGFLMVACNSSVTASSVNQHTEDKIWSSYTEYIFYRGSSRWSSPPCDCCCKNHKGDGESGTSFNELSTSSSESQSEASSPQGTVICGPVNRQPHSHVQTLDRPLKKGPVQMLQQSEQRRKSDLLRTLTASSRDTSTCKKRPVKEKMTVEEELEKCIQDFRKIKIPERFPERKYNWQADLLRKYRL